The genomic segment tttttaataattggggaaaacacaggcaacaaacaTACCCCTGTGCTTGTCTCCAAAAGCTACAGGTCAGAATTGTTTCATTTAGAGTTCAAAgacaaatatattaattttagacCCACTTACTATTTGAAGACTGACAACCATCAATACTTCTTTACTTAACTTATCCAGATGTAAAAAAGATACagtgtgttaaaaataaaaatcagaggaACTAGAGATACCATCACTaaaatcttttcagaaaaaagCTGTCTACTGACAACAgcctttaaattttgtttctgaaatggTCTCTTtccattctattaaaaataattgatatttcACCAAAATCTGGGCATTTCCGTAGGCCCAGAGATCCTTTGTGAAAAACCTTCTGGTTATGCCCATAACTTTCACAGTAAATTTTACAGTAGGGAGACAGAATGGTTCTAGATAGAATAAATAAGTTAAACCCTTTATTTCATAGAACTAAAGGTCAGTTTTACCTTGATATCTTTTCAGTCAGAGAATACTTACACACTCCAGACACTGTCCAAACAACTCAAATTTTAACTGAATTATACATAGATGCTGTCAAAAATCCAGTTGAAACAACTGAGTATTTTAAAGACATTCAAAAGAATTGCCAAGTATCTATTACTCTGgactttttttctattatgtatCAAGCAATGATTCATAGAAAATTAGAAATCTAAATAAACTTTGGTGTTCCACAGGAATTTTTCCAcaagattatattttatataagccTTTGGTTTTCAATCAGAAGTGATAAAAACATCTATATGAAAAGAATTTTATCTTCTAGAAAAGATACCATCTATCAAGTTATATATTACTTACAAAGAGAGCCACATGTAAATCTGTATTGTCAGATAAAAGCTGCTTTTAGAAGACAATGAGTAATATACaatccatatttttatttcagtttttgttttcactGCTAGGAGGCTCAGAACTAAATTTTATATACGCTAGGCATCTAGTACATCTTCCAGTATTTTATGTGGCTCTTTATCTTTTAGTAATATCTACTACAgaattctattatatatatatattttatcaagcTGCTTCACAATCAGGCATAAGATGGCTACTGCCAATGTCAAGAAAATGTCACAATTCTGTGTAAATGCCTCTGCTACAGCAACAAGCCATAAAGTATTTAAATGACAACAAATACCTCAAATTTAAcaagtttaattttcaaattagaaGGTTGGAACAGACAAGGATGGCTAAGAAAGCATGGTTTCATTTCTggtaaagaaagaattttaaaatatatagcttctatgaaaaatattaaaagttttaaaattttaagtttgttTAACTTTATCTACCATACCTtttcaaaattaacatacaattttaatgacaaaaaattTACATACCTTATGTAAACAAGTGTCCACTACCCAATTGCACACATTTTCCAGGTCATCAGATACCTCAAGCCTAGATTTAACAAATTCACAGAGCTCCTCATTACTCATAACATCCCAGATCCCATCACAAGCCAAGATGATAAATTCATCCTCTTCTGCTCTTAAGATTTCATAAACCTCAGGCTCTGGAGAAACAAGTTGTTCCGTTGGGCCCTTGCCATCAACACACTTGTAATCATAGTCCCCCAGAGCACGAGACACTGCTAATGAACCATTCACACGTTGTATCATCACGCTGCCTCCTGCATTTTGGATTCGCTCCTTTTCCCTTGGATTGCAAGGTTTGTGATCCTGGGTAGAAAAGCAGACTTGTCCATTCCTAGACAGAACAGCACGTGAATCACCACAGTTGATAAAGTAGATATGCTTAGGTGAAATCATAACTCCCACTGCAGTTGAACCACTCCTGTCCATTCCGTTTCTGAGGTCTGAAAAGTTACGCATGTATTCATCAATTTTCAAAAAGCCAGTTCTGATACCATTCTTAACATTTTCCACTGAAAGCTCAAGAGCAGATCCTGATTTTCCAGCTGCCCTAAAGTCTTCGTTGGTAGTGATGTGTTCTAATAAATGTGTTGAGCAGTAATTTGCCACTCGGGATCCAGCATGACCATCATAAACTGCAAAAAATGACCAGTCTTCTAAGCCATGAGGAATACCTACAACAGCTGTGTGTGCATCTTCCATTTCCACTCTCCATCCTTGCATGCTGCTCAGGCCATAACGTAAACCATTCCCAGCACCATGAGCattatgtttttcagttttgggTTTATCCAAAAATGCACCCATGTTTAgcaataaatctgaaaaaaaaaattgcaggtgTTAAAAGTTTAAATTTGACAGAAAATGTATCTACAATATTCCATCTATAGTCTAGTAACTCCTACCTCAAGTATATTTTTGAGTATTATCCTAATTTACAGGAACAACCACAAAAGCCCAAGAAACTTCCTCCCCTATATCCTACTTCTACAACAGTGGTTTCTCAGCCCTAGCACATAAGAATCATCAGACCAATTAACTCAGAATCTCTAGGGATGGGACACAGATATCATCTTTTAAAAGCCTCTCTGGTGATTTTTATGTGCAGTCACATTGAGATCTCTGTTCtaggagaaaggaaaagcaagaaataagacttcattaataattttattttaatttaatttacaagGTGAGTCTAGAGTCCAACATGTAAGTTTACAGTAGACTGGACAATGAGAATATTCATAATAGTGAATCAGGTTGTTCAATAAATCAAGGTAAAAAGATATGCTAATATATTTTAGAAGACTTTCAAAAGCGAGTATTGAAATCAAGATTTCTCCTCTCAGTGATCCTAAAGACAACCCAACAAttcaattaaaacataaaaaatctcCATTCTACACACATTTGGTTTTATCACTTTTACTATgtatttataaaactgaaaactgTATCATTACTTGGATGCTGTTAAAAACACAACTTTAACATGGTGCTAAAAAAGGGACTTCACATTGCTAAATTTATAATCCATGAAGTAGCTACCCAGTGTTGACTGACGAAGACTTAGAACTGGAAACTACTACTACGCATCACCCACTCCCCGCCTACCCAACTTTAACTATTTTGTAGAATAAAATTTTCCCAATTTCAAATGACTTAGACTAGAGTAATGGTTCccaaaagtaggcaaaagaatTCTCTGGTATGTTTTTTTACATACAATACTGACCCTATACTCTAAttaggtgaccttgggcaaatttctTAGTCACCTGTACCTGTATCTCACAGGGCTGCCACGAAAAATGAGTCAATGTAATGTTCTTAGAACAGCACTTAAAACACAATAAAGACCATAAAATGTTTACTGCTATATCTGCTCAAAATGCAGACTCCACAGCCCTGTTCCCAcacctaaagatttttttttcaatcgaTCTTGGATGGGATCATCAAAAAAACATGCTGGTGATTTAAGGTTTTGAGAGATACTGGTCTAGATCAATTTACTTCCATTTGGGTCTAGGTATCTTTGTGAGACTTTTTTCAGGTATGACCATTATtgaattttacaataaaattacatattcccattttaaaaaatctgatgaacctctctctctctctctctctctctctatatatatatatatatatatatatacatgcaaatatttgttatatatcaGTTTTATACTTAGAATTTTCCTGTGTTATATGTAATActgtattaataaattataaatatacttaaagaaaaggAGTCCTAAAAGGATAAGattaaaatcatgaaaaatttatttttcattctacagtaaaatgtcattattttgtaCTGAGAACAATGTAAGAGAATATGCTTACTTTTGAACATGCTGGTTTAATTCTCTGTGATTAAACAGACATACAATGATTTGAAAGTaagtacatttttatatgcttgCTTGTAAAGGCTATTTCATctgaaaagacaattttaaagtgcaaatgaaacagaattgttgtatttattaaatcactttttgttttttgaggtggtcTTGCTCTATcgagtggcaccatctcagctcaccgcaacctccacctcccaggttcacaagttattctcctgcttcagcctcccaagtagctgggactatatgcatgtgccaccacaccttgctcatttttgttttttgcttttttttgtacagacggggttttgagtttcaccatgttgcccagggtggtctcaaacccctggcctccagggatcctcctgccttggcctcccaaagtgctggaattaaaggcgtgagccacctcagccAGGCTTAAATCACATTTCAGTCCCATCTACCAACTATGGAAAAAAAGTTTTGTTGCCATTTTCATCTTCCCTGATGCTCCTGCAATTAAGGTACTGCTGTTTTACATTTTGACAAGTTCAAAATCACAAGAACTCTGCATttataaggctttttttttttaagtttagaaatTTCAATTTCCAAATCTGTCTTTAATTTAAGaataaagagaggaaagaaggaaagatggtGAGGTCTTCAATAAAAAGCTGTTAGGTTCCCTAAGAATGGGAGGGATCCTGGAATGCCAGACTAGAAAACCATCAAGAAACAAAAAGCCCCTGAGGTTGGGCTGCAAAACACAATGAAGGATACACCAACAATGGCTTTGCTTGCCTCCTACTgctcatttctgtaatgactcctaccttctgttttctctctgaaaGTCACTTGCTCAAGATGCAGAGTCCTGGGAACAGGTATCTAACTGACTAAGCTTAGGTCACCAGCATACCTGCTGGCTGAATCAGGAATTCCATTCTTTTGCAAAttggtaattttcttttaaagttccaCATTGATCTCATTTGAAAGTTGGGGTTGtctcataattattttatcttattttattttattcctttgagacagagtcttgctcatctccaggctggagtgcaatggtgcgatctcagctcactgcaacctccgcctcccaggttcaagcgattctcctgccttagcctcctgagtggctaggaatacaggtgcacaacatcatgcccagctaattttgtatttttagtagaaacaggatttcaccatgttggccaagatggtctcgatctctcaaccttatgatctgcctgcctcagccttccaaggtgctaggattacaaggcgtgagccaccacatccggccatgattttattttgtaaatattataaaCTATCATACATATAAGAGCTTATATAATGTGTTTATATAGTTAAAGAGTAATAAAACAAACACCCATGCATACAACCACACAATTTACGAAACGAAACAGAacatgggccgggtgcggtggctcaagcctgtaatcccagcactttgggaggccgaggcgggtggatcacgaggtcaagagattgagaccatcccagtcaacatggtgaaacccccgtctctactaaaaatacaaaaaaattagctgggcatggtggcacgtgcctgtaatcccagctactcaggaggctgaggcaggagaattgcctgaacccaggaggcagaggttgcagtgagccgagatcacgccattgcactccagcctgggtaacaggagcgaaactccgtctcaaaaaaaaaaagaaacagaacataaTAAAAAAGCCTACTATTTAGCCTCTCCCCAGTCACATTCCTCTCTGTCCCAAGGTGGTCACTATCCTGAATTTTGTAATTAGTATCCCTTGCAGTTTAACTATATTCATGTGTAGTGTTCTGTTTTATGGATTTGGCACTTTTTAATGATACAAAGTGAAGTATGTACTATtatgtcaatatttatttttctcgtGCAACACTGTATTCTGAGATTCATCTACATTGATGCAGAGTTGTAGTTCATTCACTGGTATTCCCTTATATGTGTGTATcaccatttatttatccattctactatCAATTAACATTCAAGttatttctcactttttctttaaGGTACAATGCTGCTTTGAACAATCTTGGCGCATACATATGAGTGTTTCCagaaaatataatgcaaattTGACCGTGtggtatagatttttttttccacgaACAAAACTCATTAAATCACTTCCAAACATTTATTTCCCAAATGCCCTCTACTATACTACCTTCTTTAAAGCATTTACTTGCTTAATAATAGACTTTACCTTGAATGTAAAGattaagagacagagagaatgtgTTTTGGGGGGGCCAGATGTATGTGTCTGTAATGGGGGTAGTAAAATGAAAGACCTAATTCTCACCTTCCAAAATGGGAGATCAATAATTTCcaaaagtgaaaaatcaaaaAGCAGCACGAGAAACGCATTATTTAGATATGAAGATAAATTCCAAAGGAATCAGATGTTAAGAGTTCGAAATGGTTGTTTTGAAGGAAACTTCTTTAAGAGGAGGAATGCAGAAACCACCAAGCCTTGTAGAATCACTTGGttaaattatgaaaatgtaattttaatttaaaaaaaaaaacaaattttaaaaagtataaagtaaAACAATATTCCAATTACCCAATTTGgttatatttatgtatctaattATCACATATACCCTGAAAAAATGTATATCTAgcacatataaataaaaagaaacaaaacaaaaaggtccTATAAACAACAAGCAAAcagcaaaatgacagaaaaatgaaCCCAAAAAACCCCTCACAAATGCATCTTAAATTATGCCCAACCTtacattaataagaaaaatgaaaattaagactATACCAAAATATCACTTTTCATGTATCCGACTGACAAAGATCAAAGGCTTGGTAATTATTCTCCTGGTGATGTTATATAGAAACATCCTAACATTGCTGATAGCAACAAACTGGCAGAATCTCAGTGGAAAGCAATTTAATAAAATCTACCAAAATTACATTTGCACATACCActtaacaaaattctaaaaatgtgCCTACAGGTTTACTCCTGTCTGTATAAACTATTCACTGCAGTGCTGTTAGCAAAAGTAAACATATAAAACAGTATTAGTATTATTCATTTGGGAACTGATTACTTAATAGGATGTCATGATACCTATTTAACATAAAACAATATGCTACAATTtgtagaatacacacacacacacacactatatgtgtgtgcatatttatatTCATTCTCTGGAATTATATACCACAACTAGAAATTTTGAGGAAGAGTATAAGAGACAGGAGTAAAGAGATATCTTCcattatatacaattttataccTTTCCATTTTAAACTgtgaatgtaataaaaataaaattacttaaaatttaatatcATTTAGTGAATATTATTTCAACTAGGAAaattccttgaatcttttttttttttttaaagatgaagtctcactcttgtcccctaggttgaagtacaatggtgcaatctcagctcactgaaacctccgcctcctgggttcaagtgattctcctgcctcagcctcctgaggagctgagattacaggcgcctgccaccacacacctggctaagttttgcatttttagtagagatggggtttcaccatgttggccaggctggtctcaaactcctgacctcaggtgatcttcccacctcggcctcccaaagtgctgggtttacaggcataagccaccgcactcagccctttgaatcttttttgtttttagtaatcaGAGCTATAATCTATCAAAATCTAAACAATTATACCTAAATCATATATCAACATACCAATATCCAACATCTTTCTCTCTTCAAACAAATCAAAGAAATGATCACTCGCACTGGCATGGTGAGCTAAGACCCAGCACATacatcccatttttaaaaaataagtaccaTTTCCTTGACGAAGTAAATCCACCAATGAACCCTACTATTTAAAAACGTAAATAAAACACATGAATTCTACACTGAAGGCAGGATGagaaatgtgatgaaatgacCTCCGTTAAGTCAGCATCAAACTTTAACAAAGCATGTAAAAGAGATGTATATCATCACAGTAACTGAGGGAAAAGTTCCTTTCTAGAAAAAATTTAGAACAAAACTAAGTACTTAATGCTGCTAAAACATCAATTTCTTCCTAACTGAATTGCAATTCTGTACGAGATGAAGTGAACAAAATCCTTgtgataaattttataattttatagaaacAGAATTAACAATACTTCCCTAGACACCAATATAAATGCTATAGTATGAAGCATACTAGCAAAAATCCAAATGCCTAATAATAGAAGACATTTCTAAGACACTGCAATATGAGCATACTCTCAAAGAGCCTTGATTCAAATGCATTATTGATGGAGACTCTTATCTAGCAACATATAGTTAcaggaaaacacaaaacaatatttCTTATGACTAACAGGTAGACTCCTTGCCAAAGTTCTAGAAACAATAAAAGCTAACATTTACAGTCTCTTTCCTATAACCAGGCACAGAGCCTACATTAACTTCATCTATATCAATTCATCTGCAACAATATTCAAAGGTTTACTaccatcctcattttatagatgaaggcaCTGAGTCACAGAAAGGCTGAGCAACTTGTCCAAGTAGGTAGCAGAGCTGTTCTAATGCAGTCTGTGGCTCCAAAGGTGATGCACTTAACTACCACCAACAACACACACAAGAGTAAATATTAAAAGTATGCCAGTCTTTTTCCTCCAGAGTTGAGACaaatctgtttattcatttgcaCAAAAATATACGTATTAATAGGTCAGAGctttgattttgctttcttttacatACACTACTTATTTCATTAGCAAATTCTATCAATTTTACCTTCAAATATAGCCCACATCAGTCTGCTTCTCTCAATCAATAGCTGCATCATCACAGTCAAAGTTGGCATAATCTACCATAATAATCTCTTAACTTTTGCCTCCCTATTTATCCTCTAGAGTGACCTTTCTTAAgtataatgaaatcatgtctctgGACATTCTACTGAATTCAGAAGAAAATTCAAACTTCgtacatctctctctctataaTCTGACCCCTGCTTACTTCTTCAATCTTGTTCCTGTTACTCTTTAGTTACTATTTACTGCTCTCTAGCTGCAGTGGCCTTGTTTCTATTCCTCCAATATACTGAACTTGTTTCCCATCTCTAGACCCTTGGATTTGCTCTTTTGTTCCTAGAATCACTTTCATCCCTCCACCTCCATAGCTCCATGGCTAGCTCCTTCCTAACATTTGGATCTCAGCCACAATGGCAACTCAGAGAAACCTTCCAGACTATTCTCCCAACACCATCACAtctcattttcctgtttttattttgctcataacttactgaaattgtttttcatcaaattgtttactttttttactC from the Callithrix jacchus isolate 240 chromosome 14, calJac240_pri, whole genome shotgun sequence genome contains:
- the PPM1B gene encoding protein phosphatase 1B isoform X3, whose amino-acid sequence is MGAFLDKPKTEKHNAHGAGNGLRYGLSSMQGWRVEMEDAHTAVVGIPHGLEDWSFFAVYDGHAGSRVANYCSTHLLEHITTNEDFRAAGKSGSALELSVENVKNGIRTGFLKIDEYMRNFSDLRNGMDRSGSTAVGVMISPKHIYFINCGDSRAVLSRNGQVCFSTQDHKPCNPREKERIQNAGGSVMIQRVNGSLAVSRALGDYDYKCVDGKGPTEQLVSPEPEVYEILRAEEDEFIILACDGIWDVMSNEELCEFVKSRLEVSDDLENVCNWVVDTCLHKGSRDNMSIVLVCFSNAPKVSDEAVKRDSELDKHLESRVEEIMEKSGEEGMPDLAHVMRILSAENIPNLPPGGGLAGKRNVIEAVYSRLNPHRESDGGAGDLEDPW
- the PPM1B gene encoding protein phosphatase 1B isoform X2, which gives rise to MGAFLDKPKTEKHNAHGAGNGLRYGLSSMQGWRVEMEDAHTAVVGIPHGLEDWSFFAVYDGHAGSRVANYCSTHLLEHITTNEDFRAAGKSGSALELSVENVKNGIRTGFLKIDEYMRNFSDLRNGMDRSGSTAVGVMISPKHIYFINCGDSRAVLSRNGQVCFSTQDHKPCNPREKERIQNAGGSVMIQRVNGSLAVSRALGDYDYKCVDGKGPTEQLVSPEPEVYEILRAEEDEFIILACDGIWDVMSNEELCEFVKSRLEVSDDLENVCNWVVDTCLHKGSRDNMSIVLVCFSNAPKVSDEAVKRDSELDKHLESRVEEIMEKSGEEGMPDLAHVMRILSAENIPNLPPGGGLAGKRNVIEAVYSRLNPHRESDGVPQNIKNCTHGRAWWLTPVITAL
- the PPM1B gene encoding protein phosphatase 1B isoform X1 — its product is MGAFLDKPKTEKHNAHGAGNGLRYGLSSMQGWRVEMEDAHTAVVGIPHGLEDWSFFAVYDGHAGSRVANYCSTHLLEHITTNEDFRAAGKSGSALELSVENVKNGIRTGFLKIDEYMRNFSDLRNGMDRSGSTAVGVMISPKHIYFINCGDSRAVLSRNGQVCFSTQDHKPCNPREKERIQNAGGSVMIQRVNGSLAVSRALGDYDYKCVDGKGPTEQLVSPEPEVYEILRAEEDEFIILACDGIWDVMSNEELCEFVKSRLEVSDDLENVCNWVVDTCLHKGSRDNMSIVLVCFSNAPKVSDEAVKRDSELDKHLESRVEEIMEKSGEEGMPDLAHVMRILSAENIPNLPPGGGLAGKRNVIEAVYSRLNPHRESDGASDEAEESGSQGKLVEALRQMRINHRGNYRQLLEEMLTSYRLAKVEGEESPAEPAATATSSNSDAGNPVTMQESHTESESGLAELDSSNEDAGTKMSGEKI